From a single Marinobacter sp. THAF197a genomic region:
- the sucC gene encoding ADP-forming succinate--CoA ligase subunit beta codes for MNLHEYQGKQLFAEYGLPVSQGIACDTPQEAVDAATEIGGDAWVVKAQVHAGGRGKAGGVKLVKNKEDIREFAQKWLGQNLVTYQTDENGQPVSKILVESLTDIDQELYLGAVVDRGTRRIVFMASTEGGVEIEKVAEETPEKILKAEIDPLVGAQPYQGRELAFKLGLEGKQIGQFTKIFLGLAKLFEERDLALVEINPLVITPAGDLHCLDAKIGIDGNALYRQKKIHEMRDPSQEDAREAEAAKWELNYVALEGNIGCMVNGAGLAMGTMDIIKLSGGQPANFLDVGGGATKERVSEAFKIILSDDAVQAVLVNIFGGIVRCDMIAEGIIGAVKEVGVKVPVVVRLEGNNAELGTKVLKDSGLNIIAATSLADAAEQVVKAAGGK; via the coding sequence ATGAATTTGCATGAATATCAGGGCAAGCAGCTTTTCGCTGAGTATGGCCTGCCAGTATCCCAGGGCATTGCCTGCGATACGCCTCAAGAAGCTGTTGACGCTGCCACTGAAATTGGCGGTGACGCATGGGTTGTCAAGGCTCAGGTTCACGCCGGTGGCCGCGGTAAGGCCGGCGGTGTAAAGCTGGTCAAGAACAAGGAAGACATCCGTGAGTTCGCCCAGAAGTGGTTGGGCCAGAACCTGGTAACCTACCAGACTGACGAGAATGGCCAGCCGGTAAGCAAGATTCTGGTTGAATCCCTGACAGACATCGATCAGGAACTGTATCTGGGTGCGGTGGTTGACCGTGGCACCCGCCGTATCGTTTTCATGGCCTCCACCGAGGGTGGCGTGGAAATCGAGAAGGTTGCTGAAGAGACTCCCGAGAAAATCCTGAAAGCCGAAATCGATCCGCTGGTAGGCGCTCAGCCGTACCAGGGCCGCGAGCTGGCATTCAAACTGGGTCTGGAAGGCAAGCAGATTGGTCAGTTCACCAAGATTTTCCTGGGCCTGGCCAAGCTGTTTGAAGAGCGCGATCTGGCGCTGGTAGAGATCAACCCGCTGGTGATCACTCCGGCTGGCGACCTGCACTGTCTGGACGCCAAGATCGGCATCGACGGTAATGCGCTTTACCGTCAGAAGAAAATCCACGAAATGCGTGATCCTTCCCAGGAAGATGCTCGCGAAGCCGAAGCGGCCAAGTGGGAACTGAACTACGTAGCGCTGGAAGGCAACATCGGTTGTATGGTTAACGGTGCTGGCCTCGCCATGGGTACCATGGACATCATCAAGCTGTCTGGCGGCCAGCCCGCTAACTTCCTGGACGTAGGTGGCGGCGCGACCAAAGAGCGCGTTTCCGAAGCGTTCAAGATCATCCTGTCTGACGACGCTGTGCAGGCCGTTCTGGTCAACATCTTCGGCGGCATCGTGCGTTGCGACATGATTGCTGAAGGCATCATCGGTGCGGTCAAGGAAGTGGGCGTTAAAGTGCCGGTTGTGGTTCGTCTCGAAGGCAACAATGCCGAACTGGGCACCAAGGTGCTCAAGGACAGCGGCCTGAACATTATCGCCGCTACCAGTCTGGCGGACGCCGCAGAGCAAGTCGTTAAAGCCGCAGGGGGTAAATAA
- the odhB gene encoding 2-oxoglutarate dehydrogenase complex dihydrolipoyllysine-residue succinyltransferase, producing MSTEIKAPVFPESVAEGTVATWHKQPGEACSRDELIVDIETDKVVLEVVAPADGVIEEILKGEGDTCESGEVIGKFKEGAAGESKPAESKPEAKAEAPKEEAPAATSGDTILSPAARKLAEENNVDPASVKGTGKDGRVTKEDVQNFVDSSKSSGGAAAKPAAMPEVNVAQGERPEKRVPMTRLRASIAKRLVDAQQTAAMLTTFNEVNMAPIMELRKQYQDSFVKRHGIKLGFMSFFTKAATEALKRFPAVNASIDGNDMVYHGYQDIGVAVSTDRGLVVPVLRDSDAMGLADIEKKIVEYGTKAKEGKLAIEDMTGGTFTITNGGIFGSLISTPILNPPQTAILGMHKIQERPMAVNGKVEILPMMYLALSYDHRMIDGKEAVQFLVAIKEMLEDPARILLDV from the coding sequence ATGTCAACAGAGATTAAAGCCCCCGTTTTCCCTGAGTCGGTCGCCGAAGGCACCGTCGCGACCTGGCACAAGCAGCCCGGTGAGGCATGCTCCCGTGACGAGCTGATTGTCGATATCGAGACCGACAAGGTTGTGCTCGAAGTGGTTGCGCCTGCTGATGGTGTGATCGAAGAAATTCTCAAGGGCGAAGGCGACACCTGCGAAAGCGGTGAGGTGATCGGCAAATTCAAGGAAGGCGCTGCGGGTGAATCCAAGCCGGCAGAGAGCAAGCCTGAAGCCAAGGCTGAGGCGCCGAAAGAAGAAGCCCCGGCTGCAACTTCCGGCGACACCATCCTGAGCCCGGCTGCCCGTAAGCTGGCCGAAGAAAATAACGTTGACCCGGCCTCCGTCAAGGGCACTGGCAAAGACGGCCGTGTGACGAAAGAAGACGTGCAGAACTTTGTGGACAGCAGCAAGTCCTCCGGTGGTGCCGCTGCCAAGCCGGCAGCCATGCCTGAGGTAAATGTTGCCCAGGGTGAGCGTCCGGAGAAGCGTGTTCCGATGACTCGCCTGCGCGCCAGTATTGCCAAGCGTCTGGTGGATGCCCAGCAGACAGCGGCCATGCTGACCACGTTCAACGAAGTGAACATGGCGCCCATCATGGAGCTGCGCAAGCAGTACCAGGACAGCTTTGTGAAGCGCCACGGCATCAAGCTGGGCTTCATGTCGTTCTTCACCAAGGCTGCCACCGAAGCCCTCAAGCGCTTCCCGGCGGTAAATGCCTCGATCGACGGCAACGACATGGTGTACCACGGTTATCAGGATATTGGTGTTGCCGTATCCACGGATCGCGGCCTGGTGGTTCCGGTACTTCGTGATTCCGACGCCATGGGCCTGGCTGATATCGAGAAGAAGATTGTCGAGTACGGTACCAAGGCGAAGGAAGGCAAGCTGGCCATCGAAGACATGACTGGCGGCACCTTCACCATCACCAACGGTGGTATCTTCGGTTCACTGATCTCCACGCCGATCCTGAATCCGCCGCAGACCGCTATTCTGGGCATGCACAAGATCCAGGAGCGCCCGATGGCGGTGAATGGCAAGGTCGAGATCCTGCCGATGATGTACCTGGCGCTGTCATACGATCATCGTATGATCGACGGTAAGGAAGCGGTGCAGTTCCTGGTTGCGATCAAGGAAATGCTGGAAGACCCGGCCCGTATCCTGCTGGACGTGTAA
- the lpdA gene encoding dihydrolipoyl dehydrogenase translates to MSDKFDVIVIGAGPGGYVAAIKAAQLGLKTACVESWTSKDGKSQVLGGTCLNVGCIPSKALLEVTHKFEEASHDYESMGIMTKGVDIDVAKMMERKSGIVQQLTGGIAGLFKANGVTSIHGHGKLLAGRKVEVTDKDGKTKTYEADNVILATGSKPIEIPPAPFDGEYIVDSEGALEFTEVPKRLGVIGAGVIGLELGSVWARLGSEVTVLEAQDSFLPAVDQQVAKDALKQFKKQGLNIITGARMTGAEVKRKLVNVSYEDSKGKQEAKFDKLIVAVGRRPYTDGALAEDSGVTMDERGFIFVDDNCKTEAPGVWAVGDIVRGPMLAHKASEEGVMVAERIAGHKPQVNYDCIPNVIYTFPEVAWVGKTEEQLKAEGEEYNVGSFPFAANGRAMAANAAAGMVKIIADAKTDRILGFHVVGPQASEIVAQGVIAMEFGSSAEDLALTCFAHPTLSESVHEAALAVAGGAIHVANRRKKK, encoded by the coding sequence ATGTCCGATAAGTTCGATGTTATTGTCATTGGTGCCGGCCCCGGCGGTTACGTTGCAGCTATCAAGGCGGCCCAGCTTGGCCTGAAAACGGCCTGTGTGGAGTCCTGGACAAGCAAAGACGGTAAAAGCCAGGTTCTGGGCGGCACCTGCCTGAACGTGGGCTGTATTCCGTCCAAAGCACTGCTTGAGGTGACTCACAAATTTGAGGAAGCCAGCCACGATTATGAGTCCATGGGTATCATGACCAAGGGTGTTGATATCGATGTGGCGAAGATGATGGAGCGCAAGTCCGGCATCGTACAGCAACTGACTGGCGGTATTGCCGGCCTGTTCAAGGCTAACGGCGTAACTTCCATTCACGGTCACGGCAAGCTACTGGCTGGTCGCAAGGTGGAAGTTACCGACAAAGATGGCAAGACCAAGACCTACGAAGCCGACAACGTTATTCTGGCGACGGGTTCCAAGCCGATCGAGATTCCGCCTGCACCGTTTGACGGCGAGTATATCGTCGATTCCGAGGGCGCGCTGGAGTTCACTGAAGTACCCAAGCGCCTTGGCGTTATTGGTGCCGGTGTGATTGGTCTTGAGCTTGGCAGCGTTTGGGCCCGCCTGGGTTCAGAAGTGACTGTCCTTGAAGCTCAGGACAGCTTCCTCCCGGCGGTGGACCAGCAGGTCGCCAAGGATGCGCTCAAGCAGTTCAAGAAGCAGGGGCTGAACATCATCACCGGTGCCCGCATGACCGGTGCTGAGGTCAAGCGCAAGCTGGTGAACGTCAGCTACGAAGATTCCAAGGGCAAGCAGGAAGCGAAGTTCGACAAGCTGATCGTTGCCGTTGGCCGTCGCCCGTACACCGACGGCGCCCTGGCCGAGGATTCCGGCGTGACCATGGACGAGCGCGGCTTCATTTTTGTGGACGACAACTGCAAAACCGAAGCGCCGGGTGTCTGGGCGGTAGGTGACATCGTTCGTGGCCCGATGCTGGCGCACAAAGCGTCTGAAGAGGGCGTGATGGTTGCCGAACGCATTGCCGGTCATAAGCCGCAGGTCAACTACGACTGCATCCCGAACGTGATCTACACCTTCCCGGAAGTGGCTTGGGTCGGCAAGACCGAAGAGCAACTGAAGGCCGAAGGTGAAGAATACAACGTAGGCAGCTTCCCGTTTGCGGCCAACGGCCGAGCCATGGCGGCGAATGCGGCCGCCGGTATGGTCAAGATCATCGCAGACGCGAAGACGGATCGTATCCTGGGCTTTCACGTTGTTGGTCCTCAGGCGTCTGAAATCGTTGCCCAGGGCGTCATTGCCATGGAATTCGGTTCCAGTGCAGAAGATCTGGCCCTGACCTGCTTTGCGCATCCGACTCTGTCAGAGTCAGTGCACGAGGCGGCCCTGGCTGTTGCTGGCGGTGCGATTCACGTCGCCAACCGTCGCAAGAAGAAGTAA
- a CDS encoding 2-oxoglutarate dehydrogenase E1 component: protein MHESIMEQLWQTSHLQGGNLAYVEQLFETYLTDPNAVPEEWRSYFDKLPSVDGYHGRDIVHSTIREQFEHISRNQRFLASSGVPASATSDADKKQIRVLQLINAFRFRGHQESKLDPLGVWQRESVEDLEPSFHELGESDLDLEFQTGSLNFGSETMKLGDIVQGLRQTYCESIGAEYMHVVDTRIKRWFQQRMEPVRSRPEYEAQTRKHILERLTAAEGLEKYLGSRYPGVKRFGLEGGESLIPCLDELIQRAGSYGAKEIVLGMAHRGRLNVLVNTLGKNPKELFDEFEGKKLADSGSGDVKYHQGFSSNVMTPGGEVHLAMAFNPSHLEIVSPVVVGSVRARQDRRGDTDGSKVVPIVMHGDAAFAGQGVVMETFQMSQTRGFGVGGTIHIVINNQVGFTTSRQEDARSTEYCTDVAKMVQAPILHVNADDPEAVMFVTQMAMDYRNEFKRDVVIDLVCYRRRGHNEADEPAATQPLMYEKIRKLKTTRNLYADQLVEAGVITEEEAKQMETDYRDALDKGDHVVKSLVKEPNKELYVDWAPYLGHEWTAKCKTSVALKTIQKLGKKITEVPEGFSIQRQVSKIVNDREKMTAGALSLNWGYGEMMAYATLLNEGHPIRLTGQDVGRGTFSHRHAVLHNQKDGSTHISLQNLKDEQPKFDIYDSLLSEEAVMAFEYGYSTTTPDALIVWEAQFGDFANGAQVVIDQFLTSGEHKWGRLCGLTLLLPHGYEGQGPEHSSARLERFLQLCAEHNIQVCVPTTPSQVFHMLRRQVKRPLRKPLVAITPKSLLRHKEAISGLDDLTSGTFQTVLPEKEPSDPKKVSRLIMCSGKVYYDLLEKKKADERDDVAIVRIEQLYPFPGDDLDELLAQYPKLKHVVWCQEEPMNQGAWYCSQHHMRNALQRLNPKLYLQYAGREASAAPACGHMSVHIEEQKKLVNDAFEI, encoded by the coding sequence ATGCACGAAAGCATCATGGAGCAGTTATGGCAGACTTCCCACCTGCAAGGTGGCAATCTGGCCTATGTTGAACAGCTTTTTGAAACCTACCTGACAGACCCCAACGCCGTTCCTGAAGAGTGGCGAAGCTACTTCGACAAGCTTCCCAGTGTTGATGGCTATCATGGCCGCGACATTGTCCACTCAACCATCCGCGAACAGTTTGAGCATATCTCCCGCAATCAGCGTTTCCTGGCCAGCAGTGGCGTACCCGCCAGTGCCACCTCAGATGCCGATAAAAAGCAGATTCGTGTTCTTCAGCTGATCAATGCGTTCCGTTTCCGCGGACATCAGGAATCCAAGCTTGACCCTCTGGGTGTCTGGCAGCGTGAGTCTGTTGAAGATCTCGAGCCGTCTTTCCACGAGTTGGGCGAGTCGGATCTTGATCTGGAATTCCAGACCGGTTCACTGAACTTCGGTTCCGAAACGATGAAGCTCGGCGACATCGTGCAGGGCCTGCGCCAGACTTATTGCGAAAGCATCGGTGCTGAGTACATGCACGTGGTAGATACTCGCATCAAGCGTTGGTTTCAGCAGCGTATGGAGCCTGTGCGCTCGCGCCCTGAGTACGAAGCTCAGACCCGCAAGCATATCCTGGAGCGTCTGACAGCTGCCGAGGGCCTGGAAAAGTACCTTGGCTCCCGCTATCCGGGTGTAAAACGCTTTGGTCTGGAAGGTGGCGAGAGCCTGATTCCATGTCTGGATGAACTGATTCAGCGAGCAGGCTCATACGGCGCCAAGGAAATTGTTCTGGGGATGGCCCACCGTGGCCGCCTCAACGTGCTGGTTAATACTCTCGGCAAAAACCCGAAAGAATTGTTTGATGAATTTGAGGGCAAGAAGCTCGCAGATTCAGGCTCCGGTGATGTGAAATATCACCAGGGTTTCTCTTCCAACGTGATGACACCCGGTGGCGAAGTCCATCTGGCCATGGCGTTTAACCCGTCGCACCTGGAAATTGTATCTCCTGTGGTGGTGGGCTCTGTACGCGCCCGTCAGGATCGCCGTGGCGATACCGACGGCAGCAAGGTTGTGCCAATTGTCATGCACGGTGACGCAGCGTTTGCGGGTCAGGGTGTTGTGATGGAAACCTTCCAGATGTCCCAGACCCGGGGCTTCGGCGTGGGTGGTACCATTCACATCGTGATCAACAACCAGGTTGGTTTTACCACTAGCCGGCAGGAAGATGCGCGTTCGACTGAATACTGCACAGACGTCGCCAAAATGGTTCAGGCGCCGATTCTGCATGTAAACGCAGACGATCCTGAAGCGGTGATGTTTGTTACCCAGATGGCCATGGATTACCGCAACGAATTCAAGCGGGATGTGGTCATTGATCTGGTGTGCTACCGCCGCCGCGGTCACAACGAAGCCGATGAGCCGGCGGCTACCCAGCCGCTCATGTATGAAAAGATCCGCAAGCTCAAGACCACCCGCAATCTGTACGCAGACCAGTTGGTTGAAGCTGGCGTGATTACTGAAGAAGAAGCCAAGCAGATGGAGACCGACTACCGCGACGCGCTCGATAAGGGCGATCACGTGGTCAAATCGCTGGTCAAAGAGCCCAACAAAGAGCTGTATGTGGATTGGGCTCCGTACCTTGGTCATGAGTGGACTGCCAAGTGCAAGACCAGTGTGGCTCTGAAGACCATCCAGAAGCTGGGCAAGAAGATTACCGAGGTGCCTGAAGGCTTCAGCATTCAGCGTCAGGTTTCCAAGATCGTCAATGACCGCGAAAAGATGACGGCCGGCGCACTCTCACTGAACTGGGGCTACGGTGAGATGATGGCTTATGCCACCTTGCTGAATGAAGGTCACCCGATCCGCCTGACCGGTCAGGACGTGGGGCGGGGCACTTTCTCCCACCGCCACGCTGTTCTGCATAACCAGAAAGACGGGTCTACCCATATTTCCCTGCAGAACCTGAAAGACGAACAGCCCAAGTTCGATATCTATGACTCGCTGCTTTCCGAAGAAGCGGTTATGGCATTCGAATATGGCTATTCCACCACCACGCCGGACGCACTGATTGTCTGGGAGGCCCAGTTCGGTGATTTTGCCAACGGCGCCCAGGTGGTTATTGATCAGTTCCTGACCAGCGGGGAGCACAAGTGGGGCCGTTTGTGTGGCCTGACGCTGCTGCTGCCCCATGGTTATGAAGGCCAGGGACCGGAGCACAGTTCAGCCCGTCTGGAGCGCTTCCTGCAGTTGTGTGCGGAGCACAACATCCAGGTGTGCGTGCCCACTACGCCATCCCAGGTATTCCACATGCTTCGTCGGCAGGTCAAGCGCCCGCTGCGTAAGCCGCTTGTGGCTATTACCCCCAAGAGTCTGTTGCGTCATAAAGAAGCCATTTCCGGCCTCGATGATCTGACCTCCGGTACCTTCCAGACCGTTCTGCCCGAGAAGGAGCCCTCTGATCCCAAGAAGGTGTCCCGACTGATTATGTGCAGCGGCAAGGTCTATTATGACCTTCTGGAGAAGAAAAAGGCGGATGAACGAGACGACGTCGCCATTGTCCGGATTGAGCAGCTGTACCCGTTCCCCGGTGATGATCTGGACGAGCTCCTGGCCCAGTACCCCAAGCTCAAGCATGTGGTGTGGTGTCAGGAAGAGCCGATGAACCAGGGTGCCTGGTACTGCAGTCAGCATCATATGCGTAACGCGCTGCAGCGCCTGAACCCCAAGTTATACCTTCAGTATGCCGGTCGTGAGGCTTCTGCTGCTCCTGCCTGTGGACACATGTCTGTTCACATCGAAGAGCAAAAGAAACTGGTTAACGACGCGTTTGAAATCTGA